The sequence GATCAAGGAGCATCTGTAGGATCGGTAAATAAAATCAATGGCATGATCGATGTATTAGGGAATAACATGGCAACGAATATGGACTTTAATGATATGAAAGACCTGTTATTCGGTTATAAAAATGTTCGAAAAAATGTTGTCAGTTATATGATGGAAGGTAGCGGTACAAATATTGATGGTATATATTACTATCTGGTTCCAGAAGAAGAAGTTTCAAAAGTGCAAGGGATGATTGCAGGGGCTTAGGGGTGACAATGATTTGAAAAGCTTGATCTCTGAAGTGCATAGGCTTTAGAAAAGGATCATTAATTTATTTGTCAATCCAATATGAATATATTAGTTATTAAATGGAAAATGGTAGAACAGAAGTTTGTTCTCTTTTTGCGGTTTTTCATCACTTGTTTTTGAATGGAGGGTCAACTGAAAAAGCTGATTCTCCATTTCTCTATTTAAAGACAGAAAAAGGATAAAAATATGGTGCGTTTCAGTGATGTGCAATGAAATCATACACAACATTACAAAGATCGAGTACATAGTTGGTATTTTGTTATTTTACACAGAGCCCCTACGAGCATGATTTATGAGCTCAGATATCACCAAAAGATCTGCTCCATTGCAAGAGGTTATCATGCTCGCTTCTCCGTGTAAAATAGTGGAAGGTTTTGTTATGTTTTTTTTGCAAATTTGTACCTATTCAATTGCTTAAGATATGGATTTTTATTTTACACTTTACAAAATATGATGAAAAGGGCCTACATCTGTTAAATCGTATTTTAATTTAGAGAGGTGGAGATGTTGATGAGAGCATTCTCTGTAAAAAGATATTTCTCAATTCATAGTTTTTTTATAGTTTATAAACAAGGGGTATTGTGATGTTCGCTTTACAAAAAGGTAGGAGAAAGGTTGGAAGAACTTCTAAACGGAGCTTCAGTTTAAAGGTAAAAATGATTATTCTGATCAGCTTTCTGATTGTTGGGATTTTTATTATCTTTGGTTTGTTTCTTCACTCATTTATTTCAACAACAATAGAAGATCAAATTGCCAAACGTGCGTTAAGTGTGTCACAGAGTATTGCAAATATGCCAAGTATAAGAGAGGCTTTTGAGTTGGAAAACCCTGAGAATGTTATTCAGGATATCGTTCAACCAATTCAGAAGAGCATTGGTGCAGAATTTATTGTTGTCGGAAATAAGAAAGGGATTCGTTATTCGCATCCACACCCGGAAAGAATAGGAAAGCAAATGGTCGGCGGTGATAACGTTCGTGCCTTAAAAAAAGGAGAATCCTATATATCGAAACGGGAGGGGTCGTTAGGATTATCTATTCGGGGTAAAACGCCAATTAGAAATCAAGATGAAGCAATCATTGGGGTAGTATCAGTTGGCTTTTTAAATGAAGAAGTTCAGAATATTATTCAACAGCAAATTAGATCCGTGTGGCTAACATTATTTGGTATTATTTTAGTAGGGATTTTTGGAGCAATTGCTATAGCCATCTATCTAAAAAAACTATTATCCAATATGGAACCAGAGGAAATCTCACAAATATTATTGCAAAGGGAGGCGATTTTGCAGTCTACGCATGAGGGGATCATCGCTGTCGATAAACAAGGCAAGATCATGATGATGAATGTTGCTGCACAAAACGTCTTATTTAATCAGGAATTGGAAAGTAGTCAGTATATTGGACGATCTGCAAGCGAATTTTTACCGCATACGGATTTGCTACATGTGCTAGAAACTGGTGAGAGGCATTTTAATAAAGAGATGGTACTTGGTGATGCAATTGTATTAACGAATCGAACCCCAATCTTTCACCAACAATCCATTATTGGAGCTGTCTTTACGTTTCGAAAAAAAACAGAACTTGAAAACATTACAAAAGAATTATCACAAATAAAGCAGTATTCCAATGCTCAGCGTGCACAGACACATGAATTTTCGAATAAACTTTATACCATTCTTGGATTATTACAGCTTGGTAAACGGGAAGAAGCTATAACGTATATTAAACAAGAAAACAAAACGCAGCTGGAGTTTTCACGATTTTTACTGAAAAATGTTGCTGATCCAATGTTTCAAGGGTTATTACAAGGAAAACTTAATCAGTCAAATGAGCTTGGAATTAAGATGACGATTCATCCGGATAGTCAACTCAATACTATCTTTACCGGAGAAAAACAGAAGGCATTTTTAACGACTGCTGGTAATTTGATCGAAAATGCCATTGAATCCGTCAAGCATGAAGCAAAGTCAAAGCGTAAAGTTGCTATCTTGTTTACGGATATTGGAGAGGATGTCATTGTTGAGGTAGATGATTCGGGTTCTGGTGTTGCACCTGACGACATCAACTATATTTTTGAACAAGGATATACAACAAAAGACGGAGAAAATCGCGGAATTGGTCTAGCTTTGAGTAAACATGTTTTAAATCGTGTCGGAGGCAATATTCTAGTAGAAGAAGGAGAACTAGGAGGGGCTTGTTTTATAATGATTATGCCAAAGGATGGAGGGAAAAGTTATGGGCAGGAAGATACATGTTCTTATTATTGAAGATGATTTTCGTGTTGCAGCTATAAATAAGCAATTCGTAGAACAAATAGGTGGATATCAAGTTGTAAATAGTGTCAAAACAGCTCAGGAGGCTTATCAATATCTCCAAATGCCAGGAGTGGAAGTAGATTTAGTGTTATTAGATATATATATTCCTGATGTAGAAGGTTTGGAACTATTCTGGCGGTTACGTACACAATATCGAGCAATAGATATTGTTATTGTTTCCGCTGCTGCAGAAGCAGACGTCATTGAGGAAGTACTTCGTGGAGGGGTTTTTGATTATATTATTAAGCCAGTAGATGCCGATCGTTTTAATCAGATGCTCAAGCAATATGAACAAAGGCGTCATTTCCTATCATCGAAGGAGTTCTTAGAGCAACATGAAGTCGATATTCTAATCCAAAGGAAGATCAATCGTTTTCCTAATAAAACAAATAAAGAATTACCAAAAGGGATTGATCCGATCACTTTGGAGGAAGTTACGAATTTATTAAAATATAAGAAGATGAAAGGGATTACTGCGGTCGAGTTAAGTGAGCAAATTGGTACAAGTCGATCCACAGCCAGAAGATATTTGGAGTATCTCGTTACTCTAAAGAAGATTCGGACAACCCTTCTTTATGGAAATGTCGGTAGACCAGAACGCTTTTACGTCCCCTATGAAACTTATGAACAAAATGCTACAAATAAGAATTAATATATTTATTTACACAATATTTGAATCGCTTACATTCCATGGTATTTTTATAATTAACAATAATATTAGACTTTTCGTTAATCTTTTATAGCGAGAAGGATTCGTTTCTCTAACTAAATTTCTATTGGAATATGTTCAAAAGAGTGTAGAAATATTGACCCATCTAGGTTGAAGTTTTTAAAAACAGTGGTTTTTACTTAGTGAGATGTTGTTACGGTTAAAGCTTTTTTTGTGTGACGTATTGCTGCCGACGTTTTTCTTATTGTCCAGCAAATGTATGTATATTTTTGGAAAATAGCATCGTTTAGCTTAATGTGCCAAAGCTGAAACAAACTTTGGTCTTCTTCCTACGATTCGTTAACATCGTTTTCTCCTGTTGCCGTGTTCGTTATCGTCAGAAGATATCAGTTTGGGTCACTAACAAATCGTTAATCTTTTTTTATATTTTTGCTACATCGATACTAGCATGTTCCGTACGTCAAGCTTGAGGCAGTGTTTTGAACAAGAGAATGTATATTAGATACATAGGTAATCTATAGTTTTGCAATAAAGAAATACAATGCTTTATTTTTTATACTATAGGATAGTATAAAACTTTAGGCTTTATCGTATAAGAAAAACGATAGCTTCCGCCATAAAGACTTGGCGACAAGCCAAGTCTTTCTAACATTACTTTTGAACATCCAATATCAGTAGAGAATACGAAATATTGATAGCGTTTGCATGATTTGATGTAGCAAGCCACTTGGCTCATGCAGAAGGGGGATATCATGGGAGTTCTAAGTATCATTGGATTTTTGACGATCATTATTATTGTACTATTATTAATAAGTGGGCGAGTTACACCAATTATAGCGTTAGTATTAACACCTATTAGTGGAGCGTTTATTGCTGGATTTGGACTAGAGGAAATTGGAGCATTTTTTGATGAGGGGATTACTGATGTAGTACATGTTGCGATTATGTTTATTTTTGCTATTCTATTCTTTGGAATAATGCAAGACGTTGGCTTGTTTGATCCGTTGATTCGTGGCATGATTTCTATATCACAGGGAAACGTCATTGCAATTTGCATCGGGAGTGTTGTGATTGCTGCAATCGCACAGTTGGATGGGTCCGGTGCCTCAACATTCCTGATTACTATACCAGCGTTGCTTCCGTTATATAAGAAGCTAAAAATGAATCCATATTTACTACTGCTACTCATAGGTGGAAGCGCAAGTATTATGAATATGCTACCATGGGCTGGACCGTTGGGTAGATCAGCATCTGTATTAAATATGGATGTAACAGAATTATGGAGACCGTTAATACCTATTCAAGCGATTGGGCTCGTACTGATGATTGTTTTAGCAATTGTTCTTGGTTATCGAGAAAAAAAGCGAATTACGAAAGAATATGGATCTATTGCAGCAGCTGCGGCTATTGAACCTGATTTGCAAATTGGAAAAGAAACTTCAGAAAGTATAAAGACAGAGCCGGCACCTCCTCAATCCAAGAAATTATGGATAAACGTTATTTTAACAATTGCGGTTATAGGTACATTAGTTTGGGGAGTCATACCAGCAGGGCTTGTATTTATGATTGGGGTAAGTTTAGCGTTACCAATTAATTATCCGAAAATGCAAGATCAAATGGATCGTATTCGCTATCATGCTCCAAATGCATTAATGATGGCAACGATTATACTTGCAGCCGGAACGTTTTTAGGAGTTCTTACTGGTACAGGGATGTTGAATGCTATTGCAGAAGATATTGTCACCGTAATCCCAGCATTCATCGCTCCGTATGTACATTTAATAATCGGATTTTTCGGTGTTCCATTTGATTTGTTATTAAGCACAGATGCGTATTACTTTGCATTAATGCCAGTAGTCGAACAAATTGCAACCGGTTTTGGTATTGATTCTTTATCTACCACTTACGCCATGATTGTTGGCAACATCGTTGGAACGTTTATCAGCCCATTTTCACCAGCAGTTTGGTTGGCTTTAGGACTAGCGGGCTTGGAAATGGGACGGCATATCCGCTATTCGTTGTTTTGGTTATGGGGGCTTAGCTTAGTCCTATTGGTTTTTTCCATAATAATCGGATTGATTGTTGTATAATGAAGGCTGCACGTTATGTGCGGCCTCTTGGGGTTTATGGACATAATTAGCATTAAGAAAAAAGAGCTGGATGTTAGCTCTAATGTGCTCGAAGTTGTTAGCCATTAAAATACTCGAAATAACATGTTGAGCTTTCAATCTCTAGAACATAATTGATTACTACAGTAGGTTTAAAGCTTGTATATAATAATTTGTCAAATAACCGGCACTAGTGGAGACAATTTTACTACTTCCATTTTTACTAATCTTGAACTGGAGAAAAGTATGGTGTTAATACTGCGGAAACACAAGCTTAAGTAATCATGGCAATTTATGTAGTGAGGCGTGGTATGAAATGGACTATTAAAAAATATGACGAAACAGCTGTGAATATAAAGATCAATAAAAGGGTTTGAAGGTTTAAAAAAGCACCTTCTGCCGAGCACGATTATAGAAGTTTTTTTGTAGATTGCAGTTTAAGAATTTGGAAAGACCAAAAACCATATTTTTACCGAGGAATAAGGTGTATGATCTTCAACAATAGCACTCGATTGCTCAAGGTAAAAGAAGTTCTATTGAGGTGATCAAAGCTAATACGGAAGCAGCAATGCTTAAAAAGCCCCCAAAATCTTTTTTATCTTTTTGAAGTACACCAATTCCATTAACTAACATTAATGCTCCTAAAAACAACATCATAAATGGAAACAATACAAGATTATTAGTTATTGAACTATAACCTGATAAAACGAGGACTATTATTGCTAAAGCAACTCTAATTACAGTTAACAAAATATCTCCCCCTTGCCACCTATTACAATTCCCATCCATATATCTTTTTTGCCGAGAATACCACGGAATTATCTTCATATTCTTACAAGAATTATAACTTCTGTATAAGTTAACGTTAGCATTGCATAAATAAAATATAGATTCAATGGGGGATGTGTCAATGTTGGTGTTTTTTTGGTTGGCTATCTTCTGTTTTTCTTCATGTATCATGACAAAAAACAAAACCAATGCAAGAAGAATTTCCGTATGAAATCACACTTTAATTTTAAACCAAGGTGCGACAACTAAGCGTTATACTGATCACAAGGTGTCAAAAGAAATTTCAATCCATGCACCTATATAAGGTGCGACAAAAACCTGGGATAAAGTTTGGGGTAAAATCAAAATTTCAATCCACGCACCTATATAAGGTGCGACAACCAGGGACAGCCGAAAAAGATTCAACAGAAAAGATTTCAATCCACGCACCTATATAAGGTGCGACACAAGGCAAAGTTTCAATTTGACGAGATTTATAACATTTCAATCCACGCACCTATATAAGGTGCGACATAAATTAGGTTTAGCAAGTACGGCTAATCAAAGAATTTCAATCCACGCACCTATATAAGGTGCGACATTTCTTCAGACTGTTGCAATAATTCGTCAGTGAGATTTCAATCCACGCACCTATATAAGGTGCGACGTTTTTGAGTATATTTTTTGTAATAAAGCAGGAACATTTCAATCCACGCACCTATATAAGGTGCGACTGCGATTTCAGCATAAATTTTTACAAATATAACAAAAAACTGCCTATTTTAGAGAAGAAAAGGAAAAAAATGAACCATTTCTCTTCACCTTTTTCAATTATTTACCAAAAACAAAATAAATAATGGTGCGAATCCCCTAGGGTTTTTATGTGCACTTCAGGTTCGCACCAAGTTTAATACCCTAGCTTTCATACAATTATTATATGATAGTGCAGAGGGTTTGTCATTTATTAACGAAAATAACCGTACAAGTGGAAGAATCTTAAAATATGTGCAAATAAAATCAAAGAATGATGTTTTCCTCTTTGTAGATTAAATTATTTCGACAATTAGTAGCAAAATGCATAATTGGTGTTTTAATTTCATTCACAGGGTGATCTGTAAATTGAAAGTAAAATTAAATTACTACAGCATAGTATAAACGACAAATTTAAGCAAAATACTGTTATATTTATCGAAAAAAAATGATTAAGTTCAAAGTGGATAAATTAAGGAATTAAAATCATAAATCGCAATCATTACTATTTACAATTTAGTAAAGATGTTTTATAATAACTTATAAAACGTAATCATTACGATTTAAGGTGATTTTGAGATAGAGTATAAATATTGATAGGAGTTGATCAAATGGCAAAAAAGTCTAAAATTGCAAAAGAGAAAAAACGCCAGAAGATGGTTGAACAATATGCTGCCTTGAGAAAAGAGTTAAAAGCAAAAGGTGATTATGAAGCAATTCGTAAATTACCACGAGATTCTTCTCCAACTCGCTTGAAAAATCGCTGTGAAGTTACAGGCAGACCACGTGGCTACATGCGAAAGTTCAATATGTCACGCATTGCCTTTAGAGAATATGCTCATAAAGGGCAAATACCAGGTGTGAAAAAAGCTAGTTGGTAGGGGCCAGCGTTTTGGAGAACTAAAATAAGTTAACAGGGGCATCTTAAAGTGTTGTCCCTGTATTATTTTTTATACAAAATAATAATTAATTCTTTGTACATAGAAGAGGAGGGGAAGGTCAATGAGTAAAAAAATACCAGTGAACGTTTTAAGTGGTTTTCTAGGAGCAGGTAAAACATCTCTACTCAATCATCTTCTTGAAAATCAGAAAGGGTTAAAAATAGCCATTATTGTTAACGACATGAGTGAAATTAATGTTGACGCAAAGCTTGTGAAGGAAGGCGGCTTTGTTAGAGCGAAAGAAAATATGGTTGAAATGACCAATGGTTGTATTTGCTGTACATTACGAGAAGATTTAGTAGTGGAATTAGAGAAATTAGCTAAGTTGGATATTGATTATGTGTTAATTGAGTCAAGCGGTGTATCTGAACCGATCCCAGTAGCTCAGAGTTTCGTATATCATGATTAAGAATTGGGGATAGATTTAAACACCTTATTCCAGCTTGATACAATGGTAACGGTTGTCAATGGGCAGCAGTTTTGGGAGGAGTATCGATCAGAGGATTTATTAATCGACCGGCAATTACATGCTTCTGATGATGATGAAAGAGCTATTGTTGATTTACTGATTGATCAAATTGAATTTGCAAATGTCATCGTTTTAAATAAAATAGATAAGATTTCTAACGAAAATATAGAGTTAAAGAATTTGCTTTATAAGTTAAATCCAGAAGCGAAGATTATCCCAACAAGCTTTGGACAAATAGCTCCATTACAGGTGCTTCATACTAATCAATTTAACTTTGAAAAGGTAAGTCAAGGTGCTGGTTGGATCAAAGAATTAAATGAAGAGCATACACCATAAACGGAAGAGTATGGTATTAGTTCATTTGTTTATAGAAGCAGAAAGCCATTCCATCCAAAATGATTTGAGCAATGGTTAGAGAACTGGCCAAAGGAAATTATTCGTGCAAAAGGTTTCTTCTGGTTAATAACGAGAAACGATGTAGCAGGTCTCTTGTCACAGGCTGGATCTATGATTACATTAGAAGCAGCTGGTAAGTGGCTAGCAAGCTATTCTCAGGAGGAACAAGAAGAATTAAAGGCACAAGATCCAGCTTTGTTTGAAAAATGGGATGAACAGACAGGAGACAGAATGACAGAGCTAGTTTTTATTGGGAGAGACATGGATAAGGAGCAGGTTATGGCTTCATTAAATCAATGTTTAGTAACAGAAAAAGAAGAAGAAAAACCAATTTCTTCTTTCGCAGATTCGTTACCCCCATTCTTAATAAGGTAAATGTTTTTCGGGATAACCTTGCCACTTAAACAACTGTCTAGTTAAATAATGGTATAACCGGGTGGTATTTCAGAAATTTAAGACGAATATATTACAGGTTCAGTTTATTGATTTTTTCAGCACCTCTTTTTAAAAAGGGGTGCTTACTACGTTGTGCAAGACCACATCTTAAGGCCTTTACAACCTATTTTAACTCACGCACTAATATAAGGTGCGACTTAACCCAGATGATTGGATGGTGCATGTATTAACCAATTTCAATCCACGCACCAATATAAGGTGCGACGGAAACTATAATCGACGATGCTTACTCTTTTATAATTTCAATCCACGCACCTATATAAGGTGCGACTCTACATAGTTCAAGCGTCTTTTGTTTACAGATATTTCAATCCACGCACCTATATAAGGTGCGACGAGTCAGACGACTCCACAAACACACCAGAATTAATCATTTCAATCCACGCACCTATATAAGGTGCGACCATGAGGCAATTATCGCTGCACAGCAAGAGGAAATATTTCAATCCACGCACCTATATAAGGTGCGACGCCACCCACTACAACAGCACCGTATTTAGCAGCTATATTTCAATCCACGCACCTATATAAGGTGCGACTATATTTCTATCTCCGAAAATGAGTTATGCATCTGATTTCAATCCACGCACCTATATAAGGTGCGACTGCGATTTTAACATAAAATTTTACAAATATGACAAAAAACCGCCTATTTTAGAGAGGAAAAGTAAAAAAATGAACGTTTTTTCTTCGTTTTTTTCCAATTATTTACCAAAAAATAAAATAAATAGTGGTGCGAATCCCCTAGGGTTTTTATGTGCACTTCAGGTTCGCACCAGATGGAATAAAAATTTTGGAGAAATCTTTCTCGTACTATTATAGGCTAATTTTAGCTTATTAGCATCTGTTAAGATACATTACCTAATAAAAAAATTGAAGTTTAAAGAAATCTACAATTATACCAAAGCTTGATATATTCTAACGATTATAGGCTAATTTCCATTATTGTGCTTAAGTACTGAATAGAAGCTTTTCATTGGGTTTCCGATTTCGAATTAGTCTATTCCAGTTTTACGTCTCAACTTTTAAGCATCCTCTCTAACTTCATATGGAAATGTTTCAACTTTAGTGTGTCCACTCTCAATTTTATGAACTTATGTATCAACTTCGAGGCATTCACTCCCAATTATTGAGGAGATGTCGTGGCTTCAATCATACTTTCTCAGCTTTGATCCGCCTTCGTTCTCTCCTGACTTTGACCTACATTTATTCTTCAAATTCTTCTACTTTAGTCCAATATCAAGGATAATACGA is a genomic window of Virgibacillus proomii containing:
- a CDS encoding ATP-binding protein — encoded protein: MFALQKGRRKVGRTSKRSFSLKVKMIILISFLIVGIFIIFGLFLHSFISTTIEDQIAKRALSVSQSIANMPSIREAFELENPENVIQDIVQPIQKSIGAEFIVVGNKKGIRYSHPHPERIGKQMVGGDNVRALKKGESYISKREGSLGLSIRGKTPIRNQDEAIIGVVSVGFLNEEVQNIIQQQIRSVWLTLFGIILVGIFGAIAIAIYLKKLLSNMEPEEISQILLQREAILQSTHEGIIAVDKQGKIMMMNVAAQNVLFNQELESSQYIGRSASEFLPHTDLLHVLETGERHFNKEMVLGDAIVLTNRTPIFHQQSIIGAVFTFRKKTELENITKELSQIKQYSNAQRAQTHEFSNKLYTILGLLQLGKREEAITYIKQENKTQLEFSRFLLKNVADPMFQGLLQGKLNQSNELGIKMTIHPDSQLNTIFTGEKQKAFLTTAGNLIENAIESVKHEAKSKRKVAILFTDIGEDVIVEVDDSGSGVAPDDINYIFEQGYTTKDGENRGIGLALSKHVLNRVGGNILVEEGELGGACFIMIMPKDGGKSYGQEDTCSYY
- a CDS encoding response regulator, with the translated sequence MGRKIHVLIIEDDFRVAAINKQFVEQIGGYQVVNSVKTAQEAYQYLQMPGVEVDLVLLDIYIPDVEGLELFWRLRTQYRAIDIVIVSAAAEADVIEEVLRGGVFDYIIKPVDADRFNQMLKQYEQRRHFLSSKEFLEQHEVDILIQRKINRFPNKTNKELPKGIDPITLEEVTNLLKYKKMKGITAVELSEQIGTSRSTARRYLEYLVTLKKIRTTLLYGNVGRPERFYVPYETYEQNATNKN
- a CDS encoding CitMHS family transporter, whose translation is MGVLSIIGFLTIIIIVLLLISGRVTPIIALVLTPISGAFIAGFGLEEIGAFFDEGITDVVHVAIMFIFAILFFGIMQDVGLFDPLIRGMISISQGNVIAICIGSVVIAAIAQLDGSGASTFLITIPALLPLYKKLKMNPYLLLLLIGGSASIMNMLPWAGPLGRSASVLNMDVTELWRPLIPIQAIGLVLMIVLAIVLGYREKKRITKEYGSIAAAAAIEPDLQIGKETSESIKTEPAPPQSKKLWINVILTIAVIGTLVWGVIPAGLVFMIGVSLALPINYPKMQDQMDRIRYHAPNALMMATIILAAGTFLGVLTGTGMLNAIAEDIVTVIPAFIAPYVHLIIGFFGVPFDLLLSTDAYYFALMPVVEQIATGFGIDSLSTTYAMIVGNIVGTFISPFSPAVWLALGLAGLEMGRHIRYSLFWLWGLSLVLLVFSIIIGLIVV
- a CDS encoding DUF3953 domain-containing protein codes for the protein MLTVIRVALAIIVLVLSGYSSITNNLVLFPFMMLFLGALMLVNGIGVLQKDKKDFGGFLSIAASVLALITSIELLLP
- the rpsN gene encoding 30S ribosomal protein S14, with the translated sequence MAKKSKIAKEKKRQKMVEQYAALRKELKAKGDYEAIRKLPRDSSPTRLKNRCEVTGRPRGYMRKFNMSRIAFREYAHKGQIPGVKKASW